In Nocardia sputorum, a single genomic region encodes these proteins:
- a CDS encoding ATP-binding cassette domain-containing protein: protein MIKARELEQIFHSRRRRGRTAERVHAVKGVTFDVAEGEIVSCLGPNGAGKTTTLRMLTTLLPPTSGEALVAGFDIATDSRQVRRNIGYVSQAGSTNAAATALDEVTDHGMLYGLSKKEARHRAGILFEQLDLMGLERRQCKSMSGGQRRRLDLAIGMVHDPRLLILDEPSVGLDPQSRANLWDHIRRLRADRQATVLLTTHYLDEADALSDRVIVIDDGRIIADDTPESLKARYGEETLDMEVTDVAMVASTVGEIRILTESGDDIRVDGCRVRASVGHGKTNMQQLMRQLERAEVELRSVSIHSPSLDNVFLELTGRSLREDRSGSGAV from the coding sequence ATGATCAAGGCACGTGAACTCGAACAGATCTTCCATTCTCGACGGCGTCGCGGGCGTACCGCTGAGCGGGTGCACGCGGTGAAAGGGGTCACCTTCGATGTTGCGGAGGGGGAGATCGTGTCCTGTCTCGGCCCGAACGGCGCCGGGAAGACGACGACGTTGCGGATGCTGACCACGCTGCTGCCGCCGACATCGGGGGAGGCGCTCGTCGCCGGATTCGATATCGCGACCGATTCCCGGCAGGTCCGCCGCAACATCGGGTACGTATCCCAAGCCGGATCGACAAACGCCGCGGCGACGGCGCTCGACGAGGTCACCGATCACGGGATGCTGTACGGGCTTTCGAAGAAGGAGGCGCGCCACCGCGCAGGGATTTTGTTCGAGCAACTGGACCTGATGGGGCTGGAGAGACGGCAGTGCAAGAGCATGTCCGGCGGGCAGCGCCGTCGGCTCGACCTCGCCATCGGGATGGTGCACGATCCCCGGTTGCTGATTCTCGATGAACCGTCGGTCGGGCTCGACCCGCAATCGCGTGCCAACCTGTGGGACCACATCCGCCGGCTGCGCGCTGATCGCCAAGCCACCGTGTTGTTGACAACCCATTACTTGGACGAGGCGGACGCACTCAGTGATCGCGTGATCGTCATCGACGATGGTCGAATCATCGCTGATGACACACCGGAATCGCTGAAGGCCCGCTATGGGGAAGAGACGTTGGACATGGAGGTGACCGACGTGGCGATGGTTGCGAGCACCGTCGGGGAGATACGCATACTCACCGAATCCGGCGATGACATCCGGGTCGACGGGTGTCGGGTGCGGGCCAGTGTCGGTCACGGCAAAACGAATATGCAGCAGCTGATGCGGCAATTGGAGCGCGCCGAAGTCGAGTTGCGGTCGGTCTCGATCCACTCGCCGTCCTTGGATAACGTCTTCCTCGAGCTCACCGGCCGCTCCCTGCGGGAGGACCGTAGCGGAAGTGGTGCGGTATGA